The following nucleotide sequence is from Verrucomicrobiota bacterium.
CGTCGATCGCCGAAGGTGATGACGACCTCGTCGGAAGACGAGGCCCGTGGTCCGGGGTCCAATGTCCGGGCAGATTCGAGTCCCAGGCCCCCGGACTCAGATCCCGAGTCCCTGACGTCGGTCCCCGTTTCGTTCTTAGCGGCTAAAGCAGCTAAAGAAGAAGACGCGGGCGCGCACGCGTGCAAGGAATCGACGTCGGCCGCAGGCTCGGGTGATGGGGTGACGGTCGCGTTCTCGCTCGGCACCGCGGAGGTCTCGACGGTGGGCGTCTCGATCATCGCAGCCGGCGTCGATGCCTCCAGATCGCACCTCGTGGCGCCGGCCAGGTCGAGAGCGGCCGGCGCCTTGCCCTTGCCGAGCCACACGGCGTTGCGCACCAAGACCCCCAGGCTTTTCTCGGCGGGTGTCACCTTGCAGGCATACTCGTTGGCGTCCATGCCCTTCGGAAACTGGATGCGGTAGCAGGTGATGCCTTGGGCGATGAGCTTCTCGGCGAGCGACGCTGCCGCCCGCTCGCCGGCGTCGTCTCGGTCGTAGGCGATGAGCACCGTCTCGGTACCGTGGCGCTTGAAGGCCGCGAGGTGATCGTCGGTGAAGCCTGACGTGCCGTAGCTCGCGGTGACGTTCCGGAAGCCGGCGCACCAGAAGGTGAGCGCGTCGATGAGCGCCTCGCAGAGGATGATCGTCTTCGATGCAGCGAGCGCTTCGACGTTCCAGACGCCGCGGTGCGGGCCGGGCAAGTAGAGATGCAGCGGCGTGCCTTTCCGCAGCTTCGCACCCGGCGTGATCTTGCGGCCGTACATCCCAAGCGCCTCGCCGTGCTCGCCGAAGATCGGGACGACGAGCGAGCCGTTGAAGTGCTCGTGACCGCTCTCGCGGATCAGCCCGAGCTTCTGCAGCCGCCCTCGGTCCTGACGCGACGAGAGGCGATAGCCGAGGGTCCGGTTGGCGAAGCCGAGCTTGAAGTGAGACAGCGCTTCGGACGAGCGGATGCCGCGCTTCTCCAGGTAGCCAAGCGCCTCGGGGCTCTGCTTCAAGGTCTCGTGGTAGTACGCGATGACGCGCGAGAGGATCTCACGGTCGTCTGCGTCCGGCTCGATCGGGCTCGGCAGCGTTGGCGTGCTGCCCTTGCCATTCCCGTTCGCCGGCACGATGCCGACGTCGTCACGCAGGATCTCGACGGCATGCCGGAAGCTCACGCCGTTGACCTTCATCACCCAGTCGATCACCGACCCGCCCTGCTGGCACGCCCCCAGGCAGTGCCACAGGTTCTTCGAGGGCGTGACCACCAGGCTCGGGCCGTTGTCGTCGTGGAACGGGCACCGCCCGATCAGGTCAGCGCCGTGGCGCGTGAGCTCGACCCCGTGCGCCTCCACGAGCCGCTCGAGAGCGACCTCACGCTTGAGTCGCTGGATCTCGTCGTCGGGTATGCGCGCCATCTCTTCTCTCCTCTTCCCTCATCGCACCGAAAGCGATGTCCTTGAGCCGCCGCACCTCGGACTTCAGCAAGCGCAGGTCCACACGCGTGGCCCCGCGGTAGTAGTCGCGCTGGACGTCCTCCATGTCAGGGCCTTCGATCTGGAAGAACGCCACCCGCCTTCCGTTCACACCCCGCACCTCGACGCCCGCCAGCTCACCGCCGCGCGTGAGCGCGAAACCGCCGAGGTAGAGGTCATCGGTCTGGAGCATTCGCACCCTCCCTCCCGATGGAGGCCCCCGCCTCTCTCCCAAGCGGAGGTCTCCACCGGGATCCATCACGACGTCAGTTGTGAGGAAAGGGCGGCTCGGCTAAGGTGGGTCACTCAGTGGTGGGGCTTGTCCTCTCCTCTGATCCGGGCCGGCGTCGGGCGTCCTCCAAGATCGACCCGACATCGGTCCGCTTCGCTTCTGTCGATCTACCCCTCGGAACGACCCCGTCTCGGAAAACCTGTCAAGGGCGGCCCGGCGATTCCGACATTATCCCGGATACCCGTATCGGTCAAGACCTTTCTCGTATACTGCCGGCGTAAGGAGTTCTGTGTGCCCCGCAGACGTAAGAGCTACGTTGCCCCCGTGGGCGAGACCGCCATCGGTGACCGTCTTCGACAGTTGCGCTTGCGACGAGGCATGACTCAGGTCGAGCTCGCCAAGGAACTGGGAATCACTCAGTCCGCCGTTTCCGACTACGAGAAGGGCGAGGCTCGGATGCACGCCGCACTCGTGGCGGCCTTCGCCAAAGCACTGCACGTCTCGACCGATCAGATCCTCGGCTTCGAGAAGCCGCCCGACAATGGCCACGTCAAGGATCGCCGCTTCCTGCGACGGCTAGAGCGCATCGACCAGTTGTCCAAGCGCGACCGACAAAGTCTCCTCAATACGATCGACGCGTACCTCGCGAAGGTTTGAGCCCGAACCATCCCTTGGCCGTCGCGTAGAAGCACCTCCTTCGCCGCCCGCAGCCGGTGTCAAGGGCGCGCGAAGCGCGCCGCGCAGCGGGCTTGCCCCTTGACGCCGGCGAGGACGGCGACACCATCTCGGCGCGACGACGAAGGGTCCACGACAGCGACGCCGACGACCAGGCCTCTTCTTAGCGGCAGCCGTCCATGACGTCGCGCGCCGAAGGCGCGCCTTGCTGATGCCTTCCTTCTGGCCGTTGAGGGCGGGCGCGGCGACGTACG
It contains:
- a CDS encoding helix-turn-helix transcriptional regulator translates to MPRRRKSYVAPVGETAIGDRLRQLRLRRGMTQVELAKELGITQSAVSDYEKGEARMHAALVAAFAKALHVSTDQILGFEKPPDNGHVKDRRFLRRLERIDQLSKRDRQSLLNTIDAYLAKV